The following proteins are encoded in a genomic region of Actinomadura sp. NAK00032:
- the ggt gene encoding gamma-glutamyltransferase: MFRSPSPSKPSDPAQPSDPPRRVRVRRRTPLTAALTAVLTAAAALTVPAAAAVAAPVPAPGPHAGPPRQPVKQPVATGYGGAVSTVDLDASKAALGVLKHGGNAMDAAVAAGAALGVTEPYVSAIGGGGYITYYDARTRRVHAIDGREFAPKRMRADSFIDPATGKPLPFDQAVTSGLGVGVPGTLAQWDLALRRFGSRDLGALLRPAIRLADRGFVVDREFHDQTAVNEARFRDIVPTRRLFLPGGKVPEVGSVFRNPDLADTYRQLAKRGTDWFYEGALGREIARTVARPPVDPASGRTVRPGLMEPGDLAAYRAVLRRPTRVPYRGMDVYGMPPSSSGGSTVGEALNILGNFRLDARDPVTALHYYLEASKLAYADRGRYVGDADKVDVPLEELLSAGFARERACLIAPDRAAPAPVAPGSPDGSYEPCVPPGTQTRALAFEGPQTTHLVTADKWGNVASYTVSIEQFGGSGITVPGRGFLLNNELTDFSFQPPAPGRAPDPNLPGPRKRPRSSMSPTLVLKDGRPRLALGTPGGSTIITTVLQILVNRIDLGMDLPAALGAPRATQRNTPHVYAEPAFIDRYGRDLAARGHRLEAFPGPPAGVIGAATGLEFLRPGLVQAVAEPARRGGGSALVVRPAR, from the coding sequence GTGTTCCGCTCCCCATCGCCCTCGAAGCCGTCCGACCCCGCCCAGCCGTCCGATCCCCCGCGGCGCGTGCGCGTCCGGCGCCGTACGCCGCTCACGGCCGCGCTCACCGCGGTGCTGACCGCCGCCGCGGCGCTGACCGTGCCGGCCGCCGCCGCCGTCGCCGCGCCCGTGCCCGCGCCGGGCCCGCACGCCGGGCCCCCGCGGCAGCCGGTCAAGCAGCCCGTCGCCACCGGCTACGGCGGCGCCGTGTCGACCGTCGACCTCGACGCCAGCAAGGCGGCCCTGGGCGTCCTGAAGCACGGCGGCAACGCGATGGACGCGGCCGTCGCCGCCGGCGCCGCGCTCGGCGTCACCGAGCCGTACGTGTCCGCGATCGGCGGCGGCGGCTACATCACCTACTACGACGCCCGCACGCGCCGCGTCCACGCCATCGACGGCCGCGAGTTCGCGCCGAAGCGGATGCGGGCGGACTCCTTCATCGACCCGGCGACGGGCAAGCCGCTCCCGTTCGACCAGGCCGTCACCAGCGGGCTCGGCGTCGGCGTGCCCGGCACCCTCGCCCAGTGGGACCTCGCGCTGCGCCGGTTCGGCAGCCGCGACCTCGGCGCCCTGCTGCGCCCGGCGATCCGGCTCGCCGACCGGGGCTTCGTCGTCGACCGGGAGTTCCACGACCAGACGGCGGTCAACGAGGCGCGCTTCCGCGACATCGTCCCCACCCGCAGGCTGTTCCTGCCCGGCGGCAAGGTGCCCGAGGTCGGCTCGGTGTTCCGCAACCCCGACCTCGCCGACACCTACCGGCAGCTGGCGAAGCGCGGCACGGACTGGTTCTACGAGGGCGCGCTCGGCCGGGAGATCGCCCGGACCGTCGCGCGGCCGCCCGTCGACCCCGCCTCGGGCCGCACCGTGCGCCCCGGGCTGATGGAGCCCGGCGACCTCGCCGCCTACCGCGCCGTGCTGCGCCGGCCCACCCGCGTCCCCTACCGGGGGATGGACGTGTACGGCATGCCGCCGTCGTCGTCCGGCGGCTCCACGGTGGGAGAGGCGCTCAACATCCTGGGCAACTTCCGCCTCGACGCCCGCGACCCCGTCACCGCCCTGCACTACTACCTGGAGGCGTCCAAGCTCGCCTACGCCGACCGCGGCCGCTACGTGGGCGACGCCGACAAGGTCGACGTGCCGCTGGAGGAGCTGCTGTCGGCCGGGTTCGCCCGCGAGCGCGCCTGCCTGATCGCGCCGGACCGGGCCGCGCCCGCGCCCGTCGCGCCCGGCTCGCCGGACGGGAGCTACGAGCCGTGCGTCCCGCCCGGCACGCAGACCCGCGCGCTGGCGTTCGAGGGCCCGCAGACCACCCACCTCGTCACCGCCGACAAGTGGGGGAACGTCGCGTCCTACACGGTGTCGATCGAGCAGTTCGGCGGCAGCGGCATCACCGTCCCGGGCCGGGGGTTCCTGCTCAACAACGAGCTGACCGACTTCTCCTTCCAGCCGCCCGCGCCGGGCCGGGCGCCCGACCCGAACCTGCCCGGCCCGCGCAAGCGCCCGCGCAGCAGCATGTCCCCGACGCTCGTGCTCAAGGACGGCCGGCCGAGGCTCGCGCTCGGCACGCCCGGCGGGTCGACGATCATCACGACCGTGCTGCAGATCCTGGTCAACCGCATCGACCTCGGCATGGACCTGCCCGCCGCCCTGGGCGCGCCCCGCGCGACGCAGCGCAACACCCCCCACGTCTACGCCGAGCCCGCGTTCATCGACCGGTACGGCCGCGACCTCGCCGCGCGGGGGCACCGCCTGGAGGCGTTCCCCGGCCCGCCGGCGGGCGTGATCGGCGCCGCGACGGGGCTGGAGTTCCTGCGGCCCGGCCTCGTGCAGGCCGTGGCGGAGCCGGCGCGGCGGGGCGGCGGCAGCGCGCTGGTCGTCCGGCCCGCCCGGTGA
- the cutA gene encoding divalent-cation tolerance protein CutA yields MAHSYVQVTTATDSRAEAAELARSAVAERLAACAQLVGPIASTYWWEGEIESAEEWMVLFKTSADRFDELASLITEGHSYDTPEIIATPVVAGSMDYLAWITEQTEPGARDDAVEDPADD; encoded by the coding sequence ATGGCGCACTCTTACGTGCAGGTGACGACCGCGACCGACTCCCGCGCCGAGGCCGCCGAGCTGGCGCGGTCGGCGGTCGCCGAGCGGCTCGCCGCCTGCGCCCAGCTGGTCGGCCCGATCGCGAGCACCTACTGGTGGGAGGGCGAGATCGAGTCGGCGGAGGAGTGGATGGTGCTGTTCAAGACCTCCGCCGACCGCTTCGACGAGCTGGCCTCCCTGATCACCGAGGGGCACTCCTACGACACCCCGGAGATCATCGCGACCCCGGTGGTGGCGGGCAGCATGGACTACCTCGCCTGGATCACCGAGCAGACCGAGCCCGGCGCGCGCGACGACGCCGTGGAGGACCCCGCCGACGACTGA
- a CDS encoding oxygenase MpaB family protein, giving the protein MRELSEVGADHGLFGPGSVTWRVMGEPVLLVGGIRALLLQALHPRSMWGTAQNSELMDPAAAWARLTRTVEFVRVRTYGTEEEVERVGRRVRRLHSRLTGLDMRTGETFPIDDPENLLWVHLGEVDSYLDVARRAGVPLTAEEADTFVDEQRRAAAVVGLDPADVPATVAEMRDYYAGMRRRIWACREAREGLRRMFSPAVPRNLLPLKLAAPAIGTLTVATLPRWARRMYGLPGLPTSDLAATLTLKGLYRTSHVVPERYRYSPDARRAKRLTREHEAGLATWSIAS; this is encoded by the coding sequence GTGCGCGAACTGAGCGAGGTGGGAGCCGACCACGGGCTGTTCGGGCCGGGCTCGGTGACCTGGCGGGTCATGGGCGAGCCGGTGCTGCTCGTCGGCGGGATCCGGGCGCTGCTGCTGCAGGCCCTGCATCCGCGCTCCATGTGGGGGACCGCGCAGAACTCCGAGCTCATGGACCCCGCCGCCGCGTGGGCGCGGCTGACCCGGACGGTCGAGTTCGTCCGCGTCCGCACCTACGGGACGGAGGAGGAGGTCGAGCGGGTGGGCCGCCGCGTCCGCCGGCTGCACTCCCGGCTGACCGGGCTCGACATGCGCACCGGCGAGACGTTCCCGATCGACGATCCGGAGAACCTGCTCTGGGTCCACCTCGGCGAGGTCGACTCCTACCTCGATGTGGCGCGCCGCGCCGGCGTGCCGCTGACCGCCGAGGAGGCCGACACCTTCGTGGACGAGCAGCGCCGCGCCGCCGCCGTCGTCGGGCTCGACCCGGCGGACGTGCCCGCCACGGTCGCGGAGATGCGCGACTACTACGCGGGGATGCGGCGGCGGATCTGGGCGTGCCGGGAGGCCCGCGAGGGGCTGCGCCGGATGTTCAGCCCGGCCGTCCCGCGGAACCTGCTGCCGCTGAAGCTCGCGGCGCCCGCGATCGGCACGCTGACCGTCGCGACGCTGCCGCGCTGGGCCCGCCGCATGTACGGGCTGCCGGGGCTGCCGACGTCCGACCTGGCGGCGACGCTGACGCTGAAGGGCCTGTACCGCACCTCGCACGTCGTCCCGGAGCGGTACCGGTACTCGCCGGACGCCCGCCGGGCCAAGCGGCTCACGCGCGAGCACGAGGCCGGCCTGGCCACCTGGTCGATCGCGTCCTGA
- a CDS encoding DHA2 family efflux MFS transporter permease subunit yields MAESPSTKVAPPGSPGGERLDRQTIVLGLVIVAGTVMAILDTTIVNVALETLGRDFATDLSTIQWVITGYLLAMGSVIPLTGWAVDRFGGRRVWLTSIVLFVTGSVLSGAAWDIGSLIVFRVVQGLGGGMLMPTGMAILTMAAGPRRLGRIMSIVGVPMLLGPVLGPVLGGWLVEDVDWRWIFFVNVPVGLLAFTLAWWRVPHGHGGRGESALDLRGLALLPPGFALLIYGLSTASSEGGFGNATTIGWLAAGAVLVALFVLHSLRRRERSLIDVRLFADRTFATASVAVFLVGIALMGSMLLIPLFYQTAHGEGAFAAGLLLAPQGVGAAVAMPLAGVVTDRFGAGRIVPVGIVLLVLGTVPFALVEAGTSYWLLGGALVVRGLGLGCTMMPTMSAALTTLRREAVSRASSSLNIIMQLGGSVGTALLAVILSREISDRIPQAGGGGGGGGVGAIPEQVRERLAPQLADAFGSTFWVALILTALLIVPALLLPRHGAHADDDAEQDRAGAPPPMG; encoded by the coding sequence ATGGCCGAAAGCCCGTCCACCAAGGTGGCCCCGCCGGGCAGTCCCGGCGGCGAACGGCTCGACCGGCAGACCATCGTGCTCGGCCTCGTGATCGTGGCCGGCACCGTGATGGCGATCCTGGACACCACCATCGTCAACGTCGCGCTGGAGACGCTCGGGCGCGACTTCGCCACCGACCTGTCCACCATCCAGTGGGTCATCACCGGCTACCTGCTGGCCATGGGCAGCGTCATCCCGCTCACCGGCTGGGCCGTCGACAGGTTCGGCGGGCGGCGCGTGTGGCTGACCTCGATCGTGCTGTTCGTGACCGGGTCGGTGCTGTCCGGCGCGGCCTGGGACATCGGGTCGCTGATCGTCTTCCGGGTGGTGCAGGGGCTCGGCGGCGGCATGCTGATGCCGACCGGCATGGCCATCCTGACGATGGCGGCCGGGCCGCGCCGGCTCGGCCGGATCATGAGCATCGTCGGCGTCCCGATGCTGCTCGGGCCCGTCCTCGGCCCGGTGCTCGGCGGCTGGCTGGTCGAGGACGTCGACTGGCGCTGGATCTTCTTCGTGAACGTGCCGGTCGGCCTGCTGGCCTTCACGCTGGCCTGGTGGAGGGTGCCGCACGGCCACGGCGGGCGCGGCGAGTCGGCGCTCGACCTGCGCGGGCTGGCGCTGCTGCCGCCGGGGTTCGCGCTGCTGATCTACGGGCTGTCCACCGCGAGCAGCGAGGGCGGCTTCGGCAACGCCACCACGATCGGCTGGCTCGCCGCCGGCGCCGTCCTGGTGGCGCTGTTCGTCCTGCACAGCCTGCGGCGCCGCGAGCGCTCGCTGATCGACGTGCGGCTGTTCGCCGACCGGACGTTCGCCACCGCGTCCGTCGCGGTCTTCCTCGTCGGCATCGCGCTGATGGGCTCGATGCTGCTGATCCCGCTCTTCTACCAGACCGCGCACGGCGAGGGCGCCTTCGCGGCGGGCCTGCTGCTGGCCCCGCAGGGCGTCGGCGCGGCGGTCGCGATGCCGCTGGCCGGGGTGGTCACCGACCGGTTCGGGGCCGGGCGCATCGTCCCGGTCGGCATCGTGCTGCTGGTGCTCGGCACCGTCCCGTTCGCGCTGGTGGAGGCGGGCACGTCCTACTGGCTGCTCGGCGGCGCGCTCGTCGTGCGGGGGCTCGGCCTCGGCTGCACGATGATGCCGACGATGTCGGCGGCGCTCACGACGCTGCGCCGCGAGGCGGTGTCGCGGGCCAGCAGCTCGCTGAACATCATCATGCAGCTCGGCGGGTCGGTCGGGACCGCGCTGCTGGCCGTCATCCTATCCCGCGAGATCAGCGACCGGATCCCGCAGGCCGGCGGAGGCGGCGGGGGCGGCGGCGTCGGCGCGATCCCCGAGCAGGTCCGCGAGCGGCTCGCGCCGCAGCTGGCCGACGCGTTCGGCAGCACGTTCTGGGTCGCGCTGATCCTCACCGCGCTGCTGATCGTCCCGGCGCTGCTGCTGCCGCGCCACGGCGCCCATGCGGACGACGACGCGGAGCAGGACCGCGCGGGCGCGCCGCCGCCCATGGGCTGA